The Cydia amplana chromosome 21, ilCydAmpl1.1, whole genome shotgun sequence genome includes a window with the following:
- the LOC134658068 gene encoding transient receptor potential cation channel subfamily A member 1-like isoform X1, whose product MCTKGVFSSLFSTDVERGVPDNDATQLRPLLSRPRRPGQGNASGQNPSSQGSTQASQGRNTPSPGQGNRTTQGSQGQNTPSPGQGNRTTQGSQGNQSPRQGSNCQASPVVGHDVGVRKGAAVVPERPALTVVIPPPPAPDSQASTPTPTPQTETATSFQKKWRRSDRRLRRLNTELLEAIETHDIEEVERLLQHGANPNATCRLGNVSACHMAALSGGDAMALLLRHGAEKHRLDKLGRTPLHLAAYAGNSRQVAIMLDFPEDMQVRVESDMSSGTEEDVKKLCQVTRQLVNVRCDLEEVHILVPKNWKDNIDHECKDIRGSLPLFQPGWTPLHVASSCGRRHCTRLLLAAGADPNIRDVMGRTPLDVAGSALYFDQEIEEQHFVDVLKMLLKAKGQFHTMRKEKGVTDVDTPLHTAVMLDSKEAIELLLEVGAQVSCLNSSGLTPLHLCVKKEQEIALQVLANYDYKHADPLSAVVDVKDGEGHTVLQAAIEAEWVPGVCVALEAGADVTLRANDGETPIHSAAAIGNIEVLSEILSLAKQSKFIDCQNDEGETPLFKAITNGHVDCVRALLKDGAAIDQTLPGDINVLHVAADHGHLEILKCLLEYDQSYQMLNVLTAADRRGMGPIHFAVSGNHYECVKFLLEKNADIRLRTTCSPHKSSTPLHIAAAKNYSEVAKVILAMDKTTIHEVNSMGWFPLHTAAHHSSREVIALLLKDGANLAGYTDGPKKFRRTAIDMLLNNLSKPTEYLEEVLDTYITSTTQNLQENDCVVTVDFAVLIPNVCEMEQMKVIEALLKTGNRYGQRRLLVHPLVESFLFLKWKVLLPFFYTIIAFYAFFVFSLSTFVVSVFWYKDTDKVAPEWLSPHIWGYVVYSAVFLVLIQELLYMNVKSSRYFLQLETWVKFGSIGLATLLPPAITITSWMESDWPRHVSTVALLLSWLEMMFLLSRFPNWGYYVLMFGKVASNIVKILLTFGFLVIGFSLSFMIQFRSTEPFDDPWSALVKTLVMMTSEFEYEALFDDGHAKTLSTSISVVRFMFVLFLILAAIVLMNLMVGVAVNDINDLEILGNISRLAKQVEFLSTLDVLAYNRFFQTVLPKRLNNHIKNRRRVLGTICLCPGKPRWRHYQALPSKLRDAILDRAQAQEKLKEVEMDFKQFRQKMDEMHEVLMKREKKKNVFAIEDRPVKMKQRFEEINKHLKNLDDDVEEVKDQLVEHENTQTSVNELNVKMDQMSVDIENIKQFLLRLESKLSK is encoded by the exons ATGTGCACTAAAGGTGTGTTTTCATCATTATTTTCGACAG ATGTCGAACGCGGCGTGCCCGACAACGATGCGACCCAGCTCCGTCCGCTACTGTCCCGGCCCCGGCGTCCCGGCCAGGGGAATGCCAGTGGCCAAAACCCTAGCAGCCAGGGTAGCACTCAGGCTAGCCAGGGCCGGAACACCCCTAGTCCGGGGCAGGGTAACCGGACAACACAGGGTAGCCAGGGCCAGAACACCCCTAGTCCGGGGCAGGGTAACCGGACAACCCAGGGTAGCCAGGGTAACCAGAGCCCAAGGCAAGGCAGTAACTGCCAGGCTAGCCCTGTTGTCGGTCACGATGTTGGAGTTAGAAAGGGAGCCGCGGTGGTTCCAGA GCGTCCTGCTCTCACTGTAGTCATCCCACCACCACCAGCACCGGACTCCCAAGCCAGCACCCCAACCCCAACCCCTCAGACGGAGACAGCCACCTCGTTCCAGAAGAAATGGCGCCGCAGCGACCGGCGCCTGCGCAGACTTAACACCGAACTGCTGGAGGCTATTGAAACTCATGATATCGAAGAGGTGGAAAG GCTGCTCCAACATGGCGCCAATCCCAACGCGACATGTCGTCTGGGGAACGTATCAGCGTGCCACATGGCAGCTTTATCAGGCGGCGACGCTATGGCGCTGCTGCTGCGTCATGGCGCCGAGAAACACCGCTTGGACAAGCTAGGCCGCACGCCGCTGCACTTAGCTGCCTATGCTGGGAACTCCAGGCAGGTGGCCATCATGCTGGATTTTCCTGAAG ACATGCAAGTTCGCGTGGAAAGCGACATGTCCTCAGGCACGGAGGAAGACGTGAAGAAACTCTGCCAGGTCACCAGACAGCTGGTGAACGTGCGTTGCGACCTGGAGGAGGTGCACATACTCGTGCCCAAGAACTGGAAGGACAATATTGATCATGAATGCAAGGACATCAGAGGATCG CTCCCACTCTTCCAACCAGGCTGGACGCCTCTCCACGTTGCCAGCTCGTGCGGGCGGCGCCACTGCACGCGCCTGCTGCTCGCCGCGGGCGCAGATCCCAACATTCGTGACGTCATGGGCCGCACGCCACTCGACGTTGCCGGCTCGGCATTGTATTTCGACCAAGAGATTGAGGAGCAGCA CTTCGTCGACGTCCTAAAAATGCTCCTCAAAGCCAAAGGGCAGTTCCACACGATGCGCAAAGAGAAGGGAGTGACCGACGTAGACACCCCTCTTCACACGGCAGTCATGCTGGACAGCAAGGAAGCTATAGAGCTTCTGCTGGAGGTTGGGGCACAAGTGTCCTGTCTGAACAGCTCTGGGCTCACCCCACTGCATTTATGCGTAAAGAAAGAGCAAGAAATTGCTTTACAG GTACTAGCCAACTACGACTACAAACACGCCGACCCTCTGTCAGCTGTGGTTGACGTCAAAGATGGGGAAGGACACACGGTGCTCCAAGCAGCTATCGAAGCAGAGTGGGTGCCAGGGGTCTGTGTGGCATTGGAGGCTGGTGCCGATGTTACTCTCAGG GCTAATGATGGAGAGACTCCTATCCATTCAGCAGCAGCGATCGGCAACATCGAAGTCCTCAGCGAGATCCTCAGCCTCGCCAAGCAGAGCAAGTTCATCGACTGCCAGAACGATGAAGGAGAGACCCCTCTATTCAAAGCCATCACCAACGGGCACGTAGACTGCGTCCGAGCGCTGCTCAAAGATGGCGCTGCCATCGACCAAACTCTACCAGGAGACATTAATGTTCTCCACGTCGCTGCAGACCACGGGCATTTAGAAATACTGAAATGCCTTCTAGAATATGATCAGAGCTATCAAATGTTGAACGTCCTAACGGCAGCAGACAGGAGAGGCATGGGGCCGATACATTTCGCGGTGTCCGGCAACCATTACGAGTGCGTCAAGTTCCTTCTTGAGAAGAACGCTGATATCCGGCTGAGAACAACTTGTAGCCCTCACAAATCTTCCACTCCTCTCCATATTGCTGCTGCCAAGAACTACTCGGAAGTCGCTAAAGTTATACTGGCTATGGATAAGACGACAATACATGAAGTTAACAGTATGGGCTGGTTCCCTTTACATACAGCAGCGCACCACAGCAGCCGCGAAGTTATAGCTCTGTTGCTAAAAGATGGCGCTAATCTGGCCGGTTACACTGACGGCCCGAAGAAATTCAGGAGAACAGCCATCGACATGCTTTTGAACAATCTATCTAAGCCAACTGAATATTTGGAAGAAGTTTTGGACACGTACATCACTTCGACCACCCAGAACTTACAGGAGAATGACTGTGTTGTTACAGTTGATTTCGCTGTTCTCATTCCCAATGTCTGCGAAATGGAACAGATGAAAGTGATTGAAGCTCTGCTAAAGACTGGAAACAGATATGGTCAGAGAAGGTTACTCGTACACCCATTAGTTGAGAGTTTCCTCTTTTTGAAATGGAAAGTTTTGCTGCCATTTTTCTACACTATTATAGCGTTCTATGCATTTTTCGTCTTCTCGCTGTCTACGTTCGTGGTGTCCGTGTTCTGGTATAAAGACACGGATAAAGTAGCACCTGAATGGCTTAGCCCCCATATATGGGGGTACGTCGTATACTCTGCAGTTTTTCTGGTATTAATACAG GAGCTCCTATACATGAACGTGAAAAGCAGCCGCTACTTCCTCCAACTAGAAACTTGGGTGAAGTTTGGCTCCATCGGTCTGGCGACACTCCTACCTCCAGCCATCACCATTACCTCCTGGATGGAGAGTGACTGGCCGCGGCATGTGTCCACGGTGGCCTTGCTGCTGTCATGGTTGGAGATGATGTTCCTGCTGTCCAGGTTCCCTAACTGGGGGTATTATGTGCTCATGTTTGGGAAAGTCGCGTCTAATATTGTGAAG ATTCTCCTAACCTTTGGATTCCTAGTCATCGGTTTCTCATTAAGCTTCATGATCCAGTTCCGATCGACGGAACCCTTCGACGACCCCTGGTCAGCGCTGGTCAAGACCCTGGTCATGATGACCTCAGAATTTGAATATGAGGCCCTTTTTGATGACGGTCACGCCAAAACACTCTCGACATCAATATCCGTGGTCAGATTCATGTTCGTTTTATTCCTAATTCTAGCGGCAATCGTCCTCATGAATCTTATGGTCGGTGTTGCGGTCAACGATATTAATGACTTAGAAATCTTAGGGAACATAAGCAGACTTGCGAAACAAGTAGAGTTTCTAAGCACGTTAGATGTATTAGCCTACAATAGGTTCTTTCAAACGGTATTACCAAAAAGGCTGAATAACCATATCAAGAATAGAAGAAGAGTGTTAGGAACGATTTGTCTGTGTCCAGGGAAACCTAGATGGAGGCACTATCAAGCACTACCCTCAAAGCTGAGAGACGCCATTTTAGACAGAGCCCAAGCTCAAGAGAAGTTGAAGGAAGTTGAGATGGATTTCAAACAATTTAGACAGAAAATGGATGAAATGCATGAAGTTCTTATGAAGAGAGAAAAGAAGAAAAATGTTTTCGCCATTGAAGATAGGCCGGTAAAAATGAAACAAAGATTTGAGGAAATAAATAAGCATTTGAAAAATCTAGATGACGATGTGGAAGAAGTTAAAGATCAACTAGTAGAACATGAAAATACACAAACGTCCGTAAATGAGCTTAATGTTAAAATGGACCAAATGTCGGTAGATATAGAGAATATAAAACAGTTTTTGTTAAGATTAGAAAGTAAGCTAAGCAAATAG
- the LOC134658069 gene encoding dynein light chain roadblock-type 2-like, with protein MEIAQNFMGEHATGTMVRINENANVVGTIIVNCEGFPETTTLDSLTAATYSTHMRSLSNYAMNAIKEVDVLDDLVVLRMVSKKTEAVVVPDNEFHIIVVMRKS; from the exons ATGGAAATTGCTCAAAATTTTATG GGAGAACATGCGACTGGGACCATGGTCAGGATCAATGAAAACGCAAACGTGGTTGGAACCATCATTGTGAATTgcgaag GGTTCCCAGAGACAACAACACTGGACAGTTTAACGGCGGCCACCTACTCCACGCACATGAGGAGTCTATCCAACTACGCGATGAATGCGATTAAGGAAGTG GACGTGCTGGACGACCTGGTGGTGCTAAGGATGGTCTCCAAGAAGACGGAGGCGGTGGTGGTGCCCGACAACGAGTTCCACATCATCGTCGTCATGAGGAAATCTTAG
- the LOC134658068 gene encoding transient receptor potential channel pyrexia-like isoform X2, translating into MLLQHGANPNATCRLGNVSACHMAALSGGDAMALLLRHGAEKHRLDKLGRTPLHLAAYAGNSRQVAIMLDFPEDMQVRVESDMSSGTEEDVKKLCQVTRQLVNVRCDLEEVHILVPKNWKDNIDHECKDIRGSLPLFQPGWTPLHVASSCGRRHCTRLLLAAGADPNIRDVMGRTPLDVAGSALYFDQEIEEQHFVDVLKMLLKAKGQFHTMRKEKGVTDVDTPLHTAVMLDSKEAIELLLEVGAQVSCLNSSGLTPLHLCVKKEQEIALQVLANYDYKHADPLSAVVDVKDGEGHTVLQAAIEAEWVPGVCVALEAGADVTLRANDGETPIHSAAAIGNIEVLSEILSLAKQSKFIDCQNDEGETPLFKAITNGHVDCVRALLKDGAAIDQTLPGDINVLHVAADHGHLEILKCLLEYDQSYQMLNVLTAADRRGMGPIHFAVSGNHYECVKFLLEKNADIRLRTTCSPHKSSTPLHIAAAKNYSEVAKVILAMDKTTIHEVNSMGWFPLHTAAHHSSREVIALLLKDGANLAGYTDGPKKFRRTAIDMLLNNLSKPTEYLEEVLDTYITSTTQNLQENDCVVTVDFAVLIPNVCEMEQMKVIEALLKTGNRYGQRRLLVHPLVESFLFLKWKVLLPFFYTIIAFYAFFVFSLSTFVVSVFWYKDTDKVAPEWLSPHIWGYVVYSAVFLVLIQELLYMNVKSSRYFLQLETWVKFGSIGLATLLPPAITITSWMESDWPRHVSTVALLLSWLEMMFLLSRFPNWGYYVLMFGKVASNIVKILLTFGFLVIGFSLSFMIQFRSTEPFDDPWSALVKTLVMMTSEFEYEALFDDGHAKTLSTSISVVRFMFVLFLILAAIVLMNLMVGVAVNDINDLEILGNISRLAKQVEFLSTLDVLAYNRFFQTVLPKRLNNHIKNRRRVLGTICLCPGKPRWRHYQALPSKLRDAILDRAQAQEKLKEVEMDFKQFRQKMDEMHEVLMKREKKKNVFAIEDRPVKMKQRFEEINKHLKNLDDDVEEVKDQLVEHENTQTSVNELNVKMDQMSVDIENIKQFLLRLESKLSK; encoded by the exons AT GCTGCTCCAACATGGCGCCAATCCCAACGCGACATGTCGTCTGGGGAACGTATCAGCGTGCCACATGGCAGCTTTATCAGGCGGCGACGCTATGGCGCTGCTGCTGCGTCATGGCGCCGAGAAACACCGCTTGGACAAGCTAGGCCGCACGCCGCTGCACTTAGCTGCCTATGCTGGGAACTCCAGGCAGGTGGCCATCATGCTGGATTTTCCTGAAG ACATGCAAGTTCGCGTGGAAAGCGACATGTCCTCAGGCACGGAGGAAGACGTGAAGAAACTCTGCCAGGTCACCAGACAGCTGGTGAACGTGCGTTGCGACCTGGAGGAGGTGCACATACTCGTGCCCAAGAACTGGAAGGACAATATTGATCATGAATGCAAGGACATCAGAGGATCG CTCCCACTCTTCCAACCAGGCTGGACGCCTCTCCACGTTGCCAGCTCGTGCGGGCGGCGCCACTGCACGCGCCTGCTGCTCGCCGCGGGCGCAGATCCCAACATTCGTGACGTCATGGGCCGCACGCCACTCGACGTTGCCGGCTCGGCATTGTATTTCGACCAAGAGATTGAGGAGCAGCA CTTCGTCGACGTCCTAAAAATGCTCCTCAAAGCCAAAGGGCAGTTCCACACGATGCGCAAAGAGAAGGGAGTGACCGACGTAGACACCCCTCTTCACACGGCAGTCATGCTGGACAGCAAGGAAGCTATAGAGCTTCTGCTGGAGGTTGGGGCACAAGTGTCCTGTCTGAACAGCTCTGGGCTCACCCCACTGCATTTATGCGTAAAGAAAGAGCAAGAAATTGCTTTACAG GTACTAGCCAACTACGACTACAAACACGCCGACCCTCTGTCAGCTGTGGTTGACGTCAAAGATGGGGAAGGACACACGGTGCTCCAAGCAGCTATCGAAGCAGAGTGGGTGCCAGGGGTCTGTGTGGCATTGGAGGCTGGTGCCGATGTTACTCTCAGG GCTAATGATGGAGAGACTCCTATCCATTCAGCAGCAGCGATCGGCAACATCGAAGTCCTCAGCGAGATCCTCAGCCTCGCCAAGCAGAGCAAGTTCATCGACTGCCAGAACGATGAAGGAGAGACCCCTCTATTCAAAGCCATCACCAACGGGCACGTAGACTGCGTCCGAGCGCTGCTCAAAGATGGCGCTGCCATCGACCAAACTCTACCAGGAGACATTAATGTTCTCCACGTCGCTGCAGACCACGGGCATTTAGAAATACTGAAATGCCTTCTAGAATATGATCAGAGCTATCAAATGTTGAACGTCCTAACGGCAGCAGACAGGAGAGGCATGGGGCCGATACATTTCGCGGTGTCCGGCAACCATTACGAGTGCGTCAAGTTCCTTCTTGAGAAGAACGCTGATATCCGGCTGAGAACAACTTGTAGCCCTCACAAATCTTCCACTCCTCTCCATATTGCTGCTGCCAAGAACTACTCGGAAGTCGCTAAAGTTATACTGGCTATGGATAAGACGACAATACATGAAGTTAACAGTATGGGCTGGTTCCCTTTACATACAGCAGCGCACCACAGCAGCCGCGAAGTTATAGCTCTGTTGCTAAAAGATGGCGCTAATCTGGCCGGTTACACTGACGGCCCGAAGAAATTCAGGAGAACAGCCATCGACATGCTTTTGAACAATCTATCTAAGCCAACTGAATATTTGGAAGAAGTTTTGGACACGTACATCACTTCGACCACCCAGAACTTACAGGAGAATGACTGTGTTGTTACAGTTGATTTCGCTGTTCTCATTCCCAATGTCTGCGAAATGGAACAGATGAAAGTGATTGAAGCTCTGCTAAAGACTGGAAACAGATATGGTCAGAGAAGGTTACTCGTACACCCATTAGTTGAGAGTTTCCTCTTTTTGAAATGGAAAGTTTTGCTGCCATTTTTCTACACTATTATAGCGTTCTATGCATTTTTCGTCTTCTCGCTGTCTACGTTCGTGGTGTCCGTGTTCTGGTATAAAGACACGGATAAAGTAGCACCTGAATGGCTTAGCCCCCATATATGGGGGTACGTCGTATACTCTGCAGTTTTTCTGGTATTAATACAG GAGCTCCTATACATGAACGTGAAAAGCAGCCGCTACTTCCTCCAACTAGAAACTTGGGTGAAGTTTGGCTCCATCGGTCTGGCGACACTCCTACCTCCAGCCATCACCATTACCTCCTGGATGGAGAGTGACTGGCCGCGGCATGTGTCCACGGTGGCCTTGCTGCTGTCATGGTTGGAGATGATGTTCCTGCTGTCCAGGTTCCCTAACTGGGGGTATTATGTGCTCATGTTTGGGAAAGTCGCGTCTAATATTGTGAAG ATTCTCCTAACCTTTGGATTCCTAGTCATCGGTTTCTCATTAAGCTTCATGATCCAGTTCCGATCGACGGAACCCTTCGACGACCCCTGGTCAGCGCTGGTCAAGACCCTGGTCATGATGACCTCAGAATTTGAATATGAGGCCCTTTTTGATGACGGTCACGCCAAAACACTCTCGACATCAATATCCGTGGTCAGATTCATGTTCGTTTTATTCCTAATTCTAGCGGCAATCGTCCTCATGAATCTTATGGTCGGTGTTGCGGTCAACGATATTAATGACTTAGAAATCTTAGGGAACATAAGCAGACTTGCGAAACAAGTAGAGTTTCTAAGCACGTTAGATGTATTAGCCTACAATAGGTTCTTTCAAACGGTATTACCAAAAAGGCTGAATAACCATATCAAGAATAGAAGAAGAGTGTTAGGAACGATTTGTCTGTGTCCAGGGAAACCTAGATGGAGGCACTATCAAGCACTACCCTCAAAGCTGAGAGACGCCATTTTAGACAGAGCCCAAGCTCAAGAGAAGTTGAAGGAAGTTGAGATGGATTTCAAACAATTTAGACAGAAAATGGATGAAATGCATGAAGTTCTTATGAAGAGAGAAAAGAAGAAAAATGTTTTCGCCATTGAAGATAGGCCGGTAAAAATGAAACAAAGATTTGAGGAAATAAATAAGCATTTGAAAAATCTAGATGACGATGTGGAAGAAGTTAAAGATCAACTAGTAGAACATGAAAATACACAAACGTCCGTAAATGAGCTTAATGTTAAAATGGACCAAATGTCGGTAGATATAGAGAATATAAAACAGTTTTTGTTAAGATTAGAAAGTAAGCTAAGCAAATAG
- the LOC134658097 gene encoding dynein light chain roadblock-type 1-like: MKIMQKLLKDDKDTFLVHTTSLMNERNPIVDRIMDSDTVDTVIMANKEGSPILTNINLSVSTRYATRMQRLGTMIHHLVMELDPFDEPLVFRVKSSKEEVMVAPHREFSIIVVQREKDKKPPQKAK; this comes from the exons ATGAAGATTATGCAGAAGTTATTAAAAGACGACAAAGACACGTTTTTAGTTCATACG ACATCCCTGATGAACGAAAGGAATCCCATCGTGGACCGGATCATGGACAGCGATACTGTGGATACAGTCATCATGGCTAACAAGGAAG GTTCCCCAATCCTAACGAACATCAACCTGTCTGTCTCCACGCGGTACGCCACGCGCATGCAGCGTCTGGGCACCATGATCCACCACTTGGTCATGGAGCTG GACCCGTTCGACGAGCCACTAGTGTTCCGTGTAAAGAGCAGCAAGGAAGAAGTGATGGTGGCCCCGCACCGGGAGTTCAGCATCATCGTCGTTCAGAGGGAGAAGGATAAGAAACCCCCACAGAAGGCGAAATAA